The genomic DNA CACCTTTGTCAGTTGCTGAATGCCACCTTTGGAAATCGAGTATGGCACCTGAGTCGCGATCGCCACCTGTGCGTTGATGCTGGACATATTGATGATTGAACCCGGCACCCGGCCCTGTTCAATCTGATCCACCATCTGCCGAGCAGCTGCCTGCCCGCACAGAAAGGCACCTTTCAGATTGACCCGCATCACCCGGTCGAAATCTTCTTCGGAAATATCCAGAAAATCGTCGCCATGGATGATTCCGGCATTGTTGACCAGAATATCAACAGCGTTGAACCTGTCCAGCGTAGCGGCCATCAGATTGCGCACCGACAGCCGGTCTCCCACATCACAAAGGATAAATTGCACATCACCCAGTTCCGACATGGCCTTTTCGGCGGCATTGCCAGCCTTTTCATCGACATCTGCGATGACCACACAGGCACCCATTTCCAGAAAGCGGCGGGCGCAGGCCCGCCCGATACCTTTGGCGCCGCCGGTTATGATGGCTGTCTTGTCATCCAAGATCATGAAAAATCCTATATCTGCACAGCAAAGCGCGACCATGCCGTTTTCCGCTTGTAAATTCAAGAACCGGGTTTGCCGGTCCGCATTCAGCTTTTTGCAAGAACGGCGGCGATTTCGTCGACGATGGCCGGGTCGTCAATGGTCGCAGGAATGGTAAAGGGCTCCCCCTCGGCAAGTTTCTGCATAATCGCCCGCAGAATTTTGCCCGACCGGGTTTTCGGCAGCCGCGAGACCGTCACCACATTCTTGAAGGCAGCCACCGGACCGATTGTGTCCCGCACCAGTTTTACCACTTCCGCCTCGATGTCAGCGCTTGGCCGGTCGACGCCGGAATTCAGGATCAGGAACCCCATCGGCAACTGGCCTTTCAACGCGTCCTTCACGCCGACCACAGCGCATTCGGCAACGTCGGGATGGTTGGCAACGGCTTCTTCCATTCCGCCGGTGGACAATCTGTGCCCTGCGACATTGATGATGTCGTCGGTTCGGGACATGATGAAAAGGTAGCCATCTTCATCGACAAAACCGGCATCGGCGGTTTTATAAAAGCCCGGAAAATCATCCAGATAGGCCTGCCTGAAACGTTCTTCAGCGTGCCACAATGTCGGCAGGCAGGAAGGAGGCAACGGCAGCTTCACCACGATATTGCCCAGAACCCCGCATTCGACCGGATGGCCTTCATCGTCCAGAACCCGCACATCATAGCCCGGCATCGGCACTGAAGGTGAGCCTTTCTTCACCGGGAGCGCCCCGAGGCCAACCGGATTACCCGCTATCGCCCAACCGGTTTCCGTCTGCCACCAGTGGTCAATCACAGGCACACCGAGATGATCCTGCGCCCACTGGATCGTATCCGGGTCTGCGCGTTCTCCGGCAAGGAACAAGGTGCGCAGGCTGGAAATGTCATAACGCTCCAGGTGCAAGCCTTTCGGATCTTCCTTCTTGATGGCCCGGAATGCTGTCGGAGCCGTAAACAGCGCCGCCACCTTGTGCTCTTCAATGACGCGCCAGAATGTCCCGGCATCGGGCGTGCCAACCGGCTTTCCCTCAAACAGCAATGTGGTGCAGCCGCGCAGCAGCGGGGCATAGACAATATAGGAATGCCCGACCACCCAGCCCACATCCGACGCTGCCCAGAAGACATCACCAGGGGCCATGTCGTAGATCGCCGACATCGACCAGTTCATCGCAACCATGTGGCCGCCATTGTCGCGGACCACACCTTTCGGCTGGCCGGTGGTGCCGGAGGTGTAGAGTATGTAAAGTGGATCTGTCGCCTTCAGCGCGACGCAGTCGCTGGTCTTGTTTTGCGCTTTCGCCGCCGTTACCGCCCTGTCATAATCCAGATCGCGTCCCTCAATCAGGCTTGCAGTCTGCTGCTCGCGTTGCAGGATCAGGCAACAGCCAGGCTTGTGATCGGCCATCGCCACGGCTTCATCGAGCAGCGGCTTATAGGCGATGATCCTGCTGGGTTCGATCCCGCAAGATGCACTGATGATGATTTTGGGTTGGCAATCATTGATGCGTTTTGCCAGTTCGCTGGCAGCAAATCCGCCAAACACCACCGAGTGAACGGCACCAATCCGGGCGCAGGCCAGCATCGCAATCACGGCTTCGGGAACCATCGGCATGTAGATCACCACACGGTCGCCTGGCGCAACACCCTGCTCCTGCAGAACCGCTCCCAATGCCGAAACTTCCTGTTTCAATTCGGCAAAACTGATGACACGTTTGCTGTTCGTTACTGCACTGTCATAGATGATCGCTGCCTGGCCGGACCTTCCCCCATCTGCATGCCGGTCAACACAATTATAACAGGTGTTTGCCACGGCATCAGGGTACCAGTGGCCATAAACACCAAGTGTGTTATCGAAAGCTGTGCGGGGCGCAGTGAACCAGTCGATCTCCTCCGCCGCCTCTAGCCAGAAAGCTTCCGGGTCTGTTTTCCAGGCGTCATAGACATCAAAATAGCGGCTGCTCACAGGCTCAACCCTCCCCCGTATTGGCTCCGTATCGGCGCGTCCGATATGACAGAGACACTAAGAGGGCAACCGCCGCCTGTCTACTCAACCTTGGTGGAAACGCACCCGGATGGATCGATGTCGAAATGCCGGCTGATTGCGATCGATCTGCCATGCAAAGTTGATAAAAATTTAGTTTAACTCTATTTCAGTTAACCCACCATCAATAACCCTATAATATGAAAATTAACTCAAAACAGATTAATTCGATTTTCTCACTGCTTAAGTGCAGGTTGCCGGAGGGCATTGGCCTGATTGGTTTATCAATTCTGTCCCCGGTTCAGCCACGCATAACCGGACCGCATCATGTCCTGTCCGCATTGGCGCTGATACAATTCGTATCAGTTTTGAAATTGATGTGAAAATTCAACCTGAACAGCATCTCAGGGCTTGCGCGCAATTTCGTCTGCGGGCATGAAAGGCAAATGATTTCCGATCCGATTTTTTACCTGGCTGCGATTCCGGCAGTTCTGTTTGTGGGCATCTCAAAAGGCGGCCTTGGCGCAATTGCATTATTCGGCGTGCCGATCATGTCCCTCGTCATTTCGCCGGTTCAGTCTGCAGCTATCATGCTGCCAATCCTTTTGGTCATGGATGTGGTCGCGATCCGCTCATATTGGGGCGTATTTGACCGCCAGTTGCTGATCGACATGCTGCCGGCCGGCATCGCCGGGATCACTGTGGGCTGGGCGACAGCACTTTATGTTGATGACGCTATGCTGCGATTTTTACTTGGCGTCATTACACTTCTGTTTACAGCAAAATATTTTTTCTGGAGCGATGACGGAAAGCCCCAGCCAAGAAATCCGGTGAAAGCAGTCGCCGCCGGGTTCGCCGCCGGCTATACCAGCTTTGTCAGCCATGCCGGCTCGCCGCCCTATCAGCTTTATACCCTGCCGCTGAAGATGGATCGACGCCTGTTCGCCGGCACCGCGGTCATGTTTTTCGCAGTAATGAACGCGATAAAACTGATCCCCTATTTTGCCCTTGGTCAGTTGGATACAACCAATCTGACCACCTCCGCTGTACTGATGCCTCTGGCCTTTGTCTCAACGCTGCTTGGTATATGGCTGGTGAAAGTAGTCAGCCAAACGGCGTTCTACCGCATTGTCTATACGGCGCTGCTGCTGGTTTCACTGAAACTCATCTGGGACGGCCTGGTGGGTTACAATCTGATCTGAACACACTCTATCGGTTGCATTTTGTGAAGCATTAGAACCAGAGTGCGGCATTTTTGCACCCCGTTAACTTGGCATTAGAACCTTTCTTGGCATCTTTCCACCGCGCCCCAGAAGCGGGCTGCTTTTGTTGAGTTCCAAGAAAGGACACTACCATGGGGTCAGATATTACCCTCTCCAGAGCCGTACGCGGCAACCTGCTTTCCCTGCAGAGCACATCAGATCTATTGACGAAGACACAGGAGCGCCTCTCCACGGGCCTCAAGGTGAATTCGGCTTTGGATAATCCGACAAACTTTTTCACGGCTTCATCTTTGAACAGCCGCGCAAGTGATTTGAGCCGTCTTCTGGACTCTGTTGGTAACGCAACACAGACACTGGAAGCAGCTGACAATGGTATTTCTGCCATTACCGATCTGGTTGAAGCAGCTCAGGCGACCGCTCGTCAGGCATTGCAGACTGCCTCTGGCATCACTGGCGGTACAGATGTCGCTGCGAGCCTCGCCGGAACTGGTGCATCGCTTCTGGCGGATGCAGCGGCATCGGTGGCCGGGTCAGGTGCAGCCCTTCTGGCAGACGCACCGGCTACGGTCGCTGGAACGGGCGCAACCTTGCTGCCTGACGCTGCCGGTACTGTAACCGGCACTGCTGACACCTCCGCTCTGACTGCCACGGCAGGTGATCTGGTCATCAACGGCACCACAATCACCTTCGCTGGCACCGAGAATCAGGCTGCCATCCTGTCGGCGATTAATGCCGAGACCGGCACCACAGGTGTGACGGCCACAGTCGATGGATCAAACCAGTTGGTTCTGACCGGGGCTGACGCTGATACGGACGTTGATATTGGCGCAGGTTCCACGGGCGGCACCCTGACAGAACTCGGGCTGTCAGCTGGCAACAATGCTGCCACCAACCTTCTGTCCCAGGGTTTCTCGGCTAACGAGACACTGGAACTCACTGTTGGAAGCGGCAGCCTTCAGACAATTACATTCGGCAATGGTGCCGGGCAAGTTTCCACACTGGCCGAACTCAACACAGCACTGGGCAGCGTTACCGGCGCAACAGCCAGCGTTGATTCCAGCGGCAACCTGTCTGTCGTCGGCTCAAACAACGAAGACAGCATCACAGTCGGTGGCACGTCCAACTCGGCATTGCTGGGCACAACGGATGCAACCACAACAGCCACCAACCTTCTATCTCAGGGTTTCGCGCAAGGCGAAACACTGCAAATCACGGTTGGTAGCGGCAGCGTCCAGACAATCACTTTCGGAACCGATGGTGGTTCCGGTGAAGTATCAACTCTGGCCGAACTGACTGCAGCTCTCGGCGGAATTACCGGTGCGACTGCCAGCATCGACGCCAACGGCAACCTCTCGGTTCTGGGTTCCAACACGGAAGACAGCATCACAATCGGCGGTACGTCCAACTCGGCACTGTTGGGAACGTCTGATGCGACCACATCGGCCACAAATCTGCTATCTCAGGGCTTCAGCCAAAACCAAACACTCGATATAACAATCGGCAGCGGCTCAACCCAGTCCATCGTGTTTGGTACCGGTATCGGTGAGGTGTCGACCCTTGCTGAACTGGACACGGCTCTTGGTGCTCTGACGGATGTTACGGCAAGTGTTGATAGCTCCGGAAATCTGTCCCTGACGGCCGCTTCGGCAGCAGCCAGCGATTCGATCGTTGTGGGCGGTACATCGGACTCCTCACTTCTCGGCACTACGGATGGCACCACAGCTGCAACTGTCACCGGCGGCACAAACCGCCGTGAGTCACTGGAAAACGATTTCAACGAACTCCTGGTCCAGATTGACCAGTTGAAAAACGATGCCGGCTTCAACGGTAAGAACCTCCTGGATGGCGATGATCTGAAAGTTATCTTCAACGAAGATGGCTCCAGTTCCATGACCATCGGCGGTGTGTCTTTCGACAGCGCCGGACTTGGATTGAGCGCGGTGGCAACCGGTGCATTCGATGCAGACAGTGCAATCGAAGCGACACTGGCCTCTCTGGACACGGCAACCTCAACCTTGCGGACCCAGGCCTCCAAATTCGGTTCGAACCTGTCTGTGGTGGAAACCCGTGAAAACTTCACCAAAGAGACCATCAACACTCTGGAAACAGGTGCTGCCAATCTGACACTGGCAGATCTGAACGAAGAAGGCGCGAACCTGTTGTCGCTTCAGACCCGTCAGTCCCTGTCATCCACAGCGCTGTCACTGGCCTCGCAGGCTGATCAGAACGTGTTGCGGTTGCTCTAAACTCCGCAAATCGGCTAACATTGAAAAGGCAGGTGCCCAGGCACCTGCCTTTTTGGTATGCGTTCCATTTTGCTGTAAACAGGCGCGAAAGGACCGGTCAATGTCACTACGTGTTGAATTAAAGCCTTTTGAAAAGATGATTATCGGCAAAAGCGTCATCACCAATGGCGAGCAGCGCACCAAACTGACAATCGACGGAAACACGCCCATTTTGAGGGCCAAGGACATCGTCCTGCCGGAACACGCCGATACGCCGGCAAAATGCGTCTCGCTTGTTGTGCAGACCATGTATCTGTCTGACACACCTGAACAGCATCACTCTGATTATTTTAAACTAATCAATGAGATAGTAGCTGCCGCACCCAGCACTATCGGCTACATAGAGACAATAAATAACCTCATATTAACCAATGAATTGTACAAAGCAATCAGGGCAACTAAAGCTCTGATAGCGTATGAGGGGGAGTTGCTGGCATATGCAACAGGCAGCGCAGATTTACCAGAAGACACAGCAGGCAACCGTTAGCCCGCGCCAGTTGGAGGCGCGCCTTTTGCTGAAGGCGGCACACCGGCTTGAAGACCTGAAGAATAATGAAATACTGGATCGCGACACCATGCGCGAGGCACTCGCCTACAACAAAAAAATCTGGACCCTGTTTGTCACCGCAGTCACCGAGGAAGACAGCCCCCTGCCAAAGAATATCCGCGAAAATATTGCCAATCTTGGTATTTTCGTTTTCAAGCAGACCCGCGTCGCCGAAGCCCGGTCCGATACCTTGGCTCTGAGCACTCTGATTTCCATAAATCGCGAAATAGCTGGCGGTTTGCGCAGCTAGACCGTTTCCTGTTTAACGGGTCATTTCACCGGGTTTGCGCGTTCCGCAGCGACGCGCATTCCCCGCCGTTTTACCGGACCACCGAAGTTCCAAATCGAGGAGACAGGTGATGCTTGACGCCAAGATTGAAATTGAAAACGTCAACACACCGGGACGAACAGTGAATGTCAACCGCGCCAAATACTCAGCAATGCGTGACGCGCTTTTAGCTGTTCTTCCGGACCAGACGCCTGGACTGAAAGTACCTGACGCGAAATCCGCGCTTCTGCCCCACTTGCCGGAGAACCTTTTTCCGATGGGAGAAACAGCTGGATGGTGGCTGAAGGCGGTTCAACTCGATCTGGAGGCGAAAGGCGTCATCAAGCGCGCCCCGAGCAAGCCGGTTCAACTCTATCGAACTGCAGCGATATGACGGCCATTGCAGCTATGGCCAGGCCTGCCTCGCTTGGTCAGCGGCCGGCTAAATATAGTTCACCAGAGACATGTTGAACAGAATTGAAGTCGCGCGATAGCTGGCTTCCAGCCTGGTTTGCTGGGTCAGCAGACTGACCGAGACTTCACTCAGATCCGCGCTTTCAATGCCGTCGATCAGGGTCTGCAGCGTTCCCGATTTCACGGTATGGCGATTGCTGGCATTGTTCGCCGCACTGCGCGCCGCACCCAGCTCTCCGGCAATCTGCTCCAGCTTCTGCACACCCGCCGGATAGGAGGTACTTTGCAGCGTTTTCCCCGCCAGAATGCTGTACCGGTTTTCATCATCCTGGTTACCTTCCGTATAGGTGCCGCTGGAAAACACCGCCAGATTCTGCACCAGCACCCGGAAAGCTTCCTCATTTGCCCGCGCGCCATAGGATATGGTCAGCCCGTCATCAATCCGCGCGGTTGCAGTATTGCGCGCCGGATCGGTCCCATTGTCACCCTTGTACCAGAACACCGTATCGCTTTCGGTGCCCGCGCGCAGCGCCGTTGCTGTCGCGAAAGGCGGTCCGTCGATGCGTTGCGGTGCGCCGCCATTTGCAGTGTCAAAAAAGTCGGTGCCCGCTGCCATCGCCGAGGCGGCACCCAGCTCGATTCTGCTGACTTTCCGCAGGCTGTCCGTCAGTGCGGCTGCTAAATTCGCTGCCGTCTCATCCGCGCTCGCTCCGATTTCAAATTTGCCATCGCCGCCCTGCCCCGCTCCGGCTGCGACCAACTCGACGCTCTTGGAAGTGCCGTCCGGCAGGATCAGATTGATTTTCAATGTCTGACCCGCACCAGGCTGAGCTGTAAAATCGATGTCGAATGTGGATGGTGTTCCCGATGGCCCGGCAACCACCGTACTGCTGAGACCATTGTTGACGCTGCCGATCTTCAACCCGAACGGATGCACGCCATCTTCAGCCAGTCGCACCTGGTTTGCTGCCGGCTGGCTGATGTCAAGTCGCCCGGTGCCGCTGTCACCGCTATCGGCCAGCAATCTTTCATTGCGGTGCTGTACAAAGCCGGCACGATTGCCCTCACCATCCATAATTGCATTGATGGTTTCAACCGGCTTGCCGGTAACATCCTTGCCGGCAAACAGATGCCGCCCGCCGGCTTCGGAATTGAGCATCGACAAGGTTTCGCCAAGAAGATTATAGGCTGTGGCCTGGCCCTGAGTCCGGCCGTCACCCAGTAGCTGGTAAATATTGGGATCCATGCTGCCGCGCGCCTCGGTGGCGACGCCATCCAGACGGGTCAGGACTTGGTCGGTAATGCTCAACCGCAGTTCCACCAGCGTTATGCTCGAGTGATAGGATTCAAACCGCGCCAGATCACCGCGAAACGCGACAGACAGGCTGCGTTGCGTGCCAAGGCCGGCATAAGTTTGCGATTTCCGCCCCGTTGCAAGCTGCTGCTCCAGCCCCTGCATGCCCCGGCGCAACTGGATAATTTCCCGGACAACACCGGACGAGCGCGAACCGACAAGTGGATCAACCATGTTATATCCTCAAGACCGCGGCCAGCAGTTCCTGAACCACCTGCATGACACGGGCATTTGCTGCATAGGACGTCTGCAATTCGACCAGTCGGGCCATCTCGGCATCAATTGAGACTTCGGTTCCCTCTGCGAAACGGTTTTCCAGAATATTGACGACGCTGCGCTGGCTGTTCGCATTGCTCGTAGCCTGCGCAGCCTCAGCACCACGAACCGAAATGATCTGATTGACGAATGATCCAAGCGTTCCGGTGAACGGCGCGGAGGTAGTGCCTATACCGCCATCAGCGGTAAAGGAATTTACAGAACTGGTGAGCGCATCGAACATAAACAGCGGGCGCGTGGAATCGCCATCCAGCGTCGCCGGGCTGGTGTCATAGACGACAAGCCGTGAATTGTCTTCGATCAGGTTTGCGTTCACCGTGATGCGGCTTGCAAATCCGGTAAATTGCACTCTCCCGTCAACGGAATTGGAGAAGGGTTTGCCCCCGCTGTCAACAAAGAACGGCAGCGCTACCCCTTCACCGGTCAGGGATGCAGTACTGATTTCAGCATTAACGCTGACAATATCAACCGCATTAACCACGCCGTCATCAAGTATTCTGATGGTATTGCCACCCTCATCGGAAACCTGAAACCGGCCTCCGAGCACCGATTGCATCTGCGCTGCGACAGACCCCATGCCACCAGAAAAATCCAGCCCGACAACGCTGTCATCAGTTCGTCCGGTGAAACTGCCGGACAGGGGCAGAGACGCGGGGTCATCGACCCGCACAAAGCTCACCGTACTGGTCTTGCCGCTGGTAGCATCAGTGTAGCTGAAGCTTGCGACATTTCCCGGCTGCAGCCCACTCAGGTCCAGATCGAATCCGGCTTGTGTTCCCGATGTGACTGCGTTCCCCGGCTCGCTGCGGTTGCCCATCGCCGAAGCCATCGCCGATGCAAACTGATCCAGTTGTGCCTGTGCTTCGACCAGAATACCATCTCTGAGATCGCGTGCGGCGGCAATCGCGCCACCGCGCAGCAGGCCCGGCTGCAACAGATCCACCTTGGATCCGCTGATGCTGGTCATGCTGATTGTGCCAACGCTGCGTTCATCCGGATTGATGCTGTATCCGGCCTGCGGCGTCATCTGGCTGCGTCCGTCAAATTCCAGGACAACAGGTATACCGTCAAACAGGCTGGCTCCTCCTGACGTGGTGATCCGCACGCCCCCCCGGTCATTTTCCGCAACGCGCACATCCATATAGTGCGACAACTGATCGATATAGATATCCCGCTGGTCCTGAAGATCCGCAGTGCCGCTCGCGCTGGTGGAGTTGGTCAGGATCTGGTCGTTGATGCGTTTGATATTCTGCAGTGCAGCGTTCATTTCATCCACACCATTGCGCATGAAAGTCTCATTTTCCTGGCGCATCGCCTGGATATCGGCACTCAGACTGTTGAGCTGGCTTGCAAGCACCCGGCCGGACGTCAGAGCCTCCGCCCGGGTCACATAGCTCTCCGGAGTTGTGGATAGTCCTTCCAACGCA from Pararhizobium sp. IMCC3301 includes the following:
- a CDS encoding SDR family NAD(P)-dependent oxidoreductase, with the protein product MILDDKTAIITGGAKGIGRACARRFLEMGACVVIADVDEKAGNAAEKAMSELGDVQFILCDVGDRLSVRNLMAATLDRFNAVDILVNNAGIIHGDDFLDISEEDFDRVMRVNLKGAFLCGQAAARQMVDQIEQGRVPGSIINMSSINAQVAIATQVPYSISKGGIQQLTKVMALSLAAHGIRVNAIGPGSINTDILAAVNDDAAAKTRILSRTPMGRIGEASEIASIAAFLASDDASYITGQTIYADGGRLALNYTVEVDET
- a CDS encoding propionyl-CoA synthetase, which codes for MSSRYFDVYDAWKTDPEAFWLEAAEEIDWFTAPRTAFDNTLGVYGHWYPDAVANTCYNCVDRHADGGRSGQAAIIYDSAVTNSKRVISFAELKQEVSALGAVLQEQGVAPGDRVVIYMPMVPEAVIAMLACARIGAVHSVVFGGFAASELAKRINDCQPKIIISASCGIEPSRIIAYKPLLDEAVAMADHKPGCCLILQREQQTASLIEGRDLDYDRAVTAAKAQNKTSDCVALKATDPLYILYTSGTTGQPKGVVRDNGGHMVAMNWSMSAIYDMAPGDVFWAASDVGWVVGHSYIVYAPLLRGCTTLLFEGKPVGTPDAGTFWRVIEEHKVAALFTAPTAFRAIKKEDPKGLHLERYDISSLRTLFLAGERADPDTIQWAQDHLGVPVIDHWWQTETGWAIAGNPVGLGALPVKKGSPSVPMPGYDVRVLDDEGHPVECGVLGNIVVKLPLPPSCLPTLWHAEERFRQAYLDDFPGFYKTADAGFVDEDGYLFIMSRTDDIINVAGHRLSTGGMEEAVANHPDVAECAVVGVKDALKGQLPMGFLILNSGVDRPSADIEAEVVKLVRDTIGPVAAFKNVVTVSRLPKTRSGKILRAIMQKLAEGEPFTIPATIDDPAIVDEIAAVLAKS
- a CDS encoding sulfite exporter TauE/SafE family protein produces the protein MISDPIFYLAAIPAVLFVGISKGGLGAIALFGVPIMSLVISPVQSAAIMLPILLVMDVVAIRSYWGVFDRQLLIDMLPAGIAGITVGWATALYVDDAMLRFLLGVITLLFTAKYFFWSDDGKPQPRNPVKAVAAGFAAGYTSFVSHAGSPPYQLYTLPLKMDRRLFAGTAVMFFAVMNAIKLIPYFALGQLDTTNLTTSAVLMPLAFVSTLLGIWLVKVVSQTAFYRIVYTALLLVSLKLIWDGLVGYNLI
- a CDS encoding flagellin — protein: MGSDITLSRAVRGNLLSLQSTSDLLTKTQERLSTGLKVNSALDNPTNFFTASSLNSRASDLSRLLDSVGNATQTLEAADNGISAITDLVEAAQATARQALQTASGITGGTDVAASLAGTGASLLADAAASVAGSGAALLADAPATVAGTGATLLPDAAGTVTGTADTSALTATAGDLVINGTTITFAGTENQAAILSAINAETGTTGVTATVDGSNQLVLTGADADTDVDIGAGSTGGTLTELGLSAGNNAATNLLSQGFSANETLELTVGSGSLQTITFGNGAGQVSTLAELNTALGSVTGATASVDSSGNLSVVGSNNEDSITVGGTSNSALLGTTDATTTATNLLSQGFAQGETLQITVGSGSVQTITFGTDGGSGEVSTLAELTAALGGITGATASIDANGNLSVLGSNTEDSITIGGTSNSALLGTSDATTSATNLLSQGFSQNQTLDITIGSGSTQSIVFGTGIGEVSTLAELDTALGALTDVTASVDSSGNLSLTAASAAASDSIVVGGTSDSSLLGTTDGTTAATVTGGTNRRESLENDFNELLVQIDQLKNDAGFNGKNLLDGDDLKVIFNEDGSSSMTIGGVSFDSAGLGLSAVATGAFDADSAIEATLASLDTATSTLRTQASKFGSNLSVVETRENFTKETINTLETGAANLTLADLNEEGANLLSLQTRQSLSSTALSLASQADQNVLRLL
- the flbT gene encoding flagellar biosynthesis repressor FlbT; protein product: MSLRVELKPFEKMIIGKSVITNGEQRTKLTIDGNTPILRAKDIVLPEHADTPAKCVSLVVQTMYLSDTPEQHHSDYFKLINEIVAAAPSTIGYIETINNLILTNELYKAIRATKALIAYEGELLAYATGSADLPEDTAGNR
- the flaF gene encoding flagellar biosynthesis regulator FlaF, coding for MQQAAQIYQKTQQATVSPRQLEARLLLKAAHRLEDLKNNEILDRDTMREALAYNKKIWTLFVTAVTEEDSPLPKNIRENIANLGIFVFKQTRVAEARSDTLALSTLISINREIAGGLRS
- a CDS encoding flagellin, coding for MVDPLVGSRSSGVVREIIQLRRGMQGLEQQLATGRKSQTYAGLGTQRSLSVAFRGDLARFESYHSSITLVELRLSITDQVLTRLDGVATEARGSMDPNIYQLLGDGRTQGQATAYNLLGETLSMLNSEAGGRHLFAGKDVTGKPVETINAIMDGEGNRAGFVQHRNERLLADSGDSGTGRLDISQPAANQVRLAEDGVHPFGLKIGSVNNGLSSTVVAGPSGTPSTFDIDFTAQPGAGQTLKINLILPDGTSKSVELVAAGAGQGGDGKFEIGASADETAANLAAALTDSLRKVSRIELGAASAMAAGTDFFDTANGGAPQRIDGPPFATATALRAGTESDTVFWYKGDNGTDPARNTATARIDDGLTISYGARANEEAFRVLVQNLAVFSSGTYTEGNQDDENRYSILAGKTLQSTSYPAGVQKLEQIAGELGAARSAANNASNRHTVKSGTLQTLIDGIESADLSEVSVSLLTQQTRLEASYRATSILFNMSLVNYI
- the flgK gene encoding flagellar hook-associated protein FlgK, translating into MGLSSALSMALSGLNANQRGLQLAATNVANADTPGYTAKTLDQSSIVQNGRVIGLESTRIQRSLDEAIQAQLRTQSASSTYADRISSYQSRLDELLGTPGSSNGIDALLSNFTGALEGLSTTPESYVTRAEALTSGRVLASQLNSLSADIQAMRQENETFMRNGVDEMNAALQNIKRINDQILTNSTSASGTADLQDQRDIYIDQLSHYMDVRVAENDRGGVRITTSGGASLFDGIPVVLEFDGRSQMTPQAGYSINPDERSVGTISMTSISGSKVDLLQPGLLRGGAIAAARDLRDGILVEAQAQLDQFASAMASAMGNRSEPGNAVTSGTQAGFDLDLSGLQPGNVASFSYTDATSGKTSTVSFVRVDDPASLPLSGSFTGRTDDSVVGLDFSGGMGSVAAQMQSVLGGRFQVSDEGGNTIRILDDGVVNAVDIVSVNAEISTASLTGEGVALPFFVDSGGKPFSNSVDGRVQFTGFASRITVNANLIEDNSRLVVYDTSPATLDGDSTRPLFMFDALTSSVNSFTADGGIGTTSAPFTGTLGSFVNQIISVRGAEAAQATSNANSQRSVVNILENRFAEGTEVSIDAEMARLVELQTSYAANARVMQVVQELLAAVLRI